Proteins from a genomic interval of Polaribacter sejongensis:
- a CDS encoding lysophospholipid acyltransferase family protein, with protein sequence MPLFKRNPFGHILLLKKWLIRIFGIVSHGRYRKFNSLHIEGSENLKNLPDSGVLFISNHQTYFADVAAMYHVFNASLSGRDDSIKNIGYIWKPKLNVYFVAAGETMRSGILPKIFAYMGSVSIERTWRSDGKDVKRQVKNSDISNIGKAIKDGWVITFPQGTTTPFRPIRRGTAHIIKTYKPVVVPIVIDGFRRSFDKKGLSIKKRNVLQSMVIKEPLDIDYENESVADIVTKIEFAIEQHKSFLKVLSVKELEALTEEEEELNKKREFWS encoded by the coding sequence TACTAAAAAAATGGCTTATTAGAATTTTCGGAATTGTATCTCACGGTAGATATCGTAAATTTAATAGTCTACACATAGAAGGTTCAGAAAACCTTAAAAACTTACCAGATTCTGGAGTTTTATTTATTTCTAATCATCAAACTTATTTTGCAGATGTAGCTGCTATGTATCATGTTTTTAACGCTTCTTTAAGTGGTAGAGACGATTCTATAAAGAACATAGGTTATATCTGGAAACCAAAGTTAAATGTATATTTTGTTGCTGCAGGAGAAACGATGAGATCTGGTATATTACCTAAAATATTTGCTTATATGGGCTCTGTATCTATAGAAAGAACCTGGAGAAGTGATGGTAAAGATGTAAAAAGGCAAGTAAAAAATTCTGATATTTCTAATATAGGAAAAGCTATAAAAGACGGTTGGGTAATTACCTTTCCACAAGGAACAACAACGCCTTTTAGACCAATTAGAAGAGGTACGGCTCATATTATTAAAACCTATAAACCGGTTGTAGTACCTATTGTAATTGATGGGTTTAGACGTTCTTTTGATAAAAAAGGCTTGAGTATTAAAAAACGTAATGTATTGCAGTCTATGGTTATTAAAGAACCATTGGATATAGATTATGAAAATGAAAGTGTAGCAGATATAGTAACTAAAATTGAGTTTGCTATAGAACAACACAAATCTTTTTTAAAGGTTTTGTCTGTTAAAGAATTAGAAGCATTAACAGAAGAAGAAGAAGAATTGAATAAAAAGAGAGAATTTTGGAGTTAA
- the rimO gene encoding 30S ribosomal protein S12 methylthiotransferase RimO — protein MRTKTIKKNKINVVTLGCSKNIYDSEVLMGQLKANGKEVVHEDENDDGNIVVINTCGFIGKAKEESIDTILHYANRKEAGEIDKVFVSGCLSERYKPDLEEQIPNVDQYFGTHDLPNLLKVLEADYKHELIGERLTTTPKHYAYLKIAEGCDRPCSFCAIPLMRGKHVSTPIEDIVTEATKLAEKGIKEVMLIAQDLTYYGLDIYKKRALADLLVALTKVEGIEWIRMHYAFPTGFPMDVLEVMKSEPKVCNYLDIPLQHINTELLKSMKRGTTHEKTTALIHKFREVVPEMAIRTTLIVGYPGETEEMFQELKDWIEEMRFERMGAFEYSHEENTGAYVLEDDVPADVKFRRVNEIMEIQSQISWELNQEKIGKTFRCLFDRKDGEFFYGRTESDSPDVDNDVIVDAKEHYIKIGEFIDIKIHEAGDYDLYGTPTVKQEKPVSLNQKRK, from the coding sequence ATGCGTACAAAAACCATCAAAAAAAATAAGATTAACGTTGTTACTTTAGGTTGTTCTAAGAATATTTACGATTCGGAAGTATTAATGGGGCAGTTAAAAGCCAACGGAAAAGAGGTTGTTCATGAAGATGAAAATGATGATGGAAATATTGTCGTAATCAATACTTGTGGCTTTATTGGTAAGGCAAAGGAAGAATCTATCGATACTATTTTACACTATGCAAACAGAAAAGAAGCTGGAGAAATTGATAAAGTTTTTGTTTCTGGATGTTTAAGTGAACGTTATAAGCCAGATTTAGAAGAGCAAATTCCTAATGTAGATCAATATTTTGGTACGCATGATTTACCTAATTTATTAAAGGTTTTAGAAGCAGATTATAAGCACGAGTTAATTGGAGAACGTTTAACAACAACTCCAAAACATTATGCATATTTAAAAATTGCAGAAGGTTGCGATAGACCTTGTTCATTTTGTGCAATTCCTTTAATGAGAGGAAAACACGTTTCTACTCCTATAGAAGATATTGTTACAGAAGCAACAAAATTAGCCGAAAAAGGAATTAAAGAAGTAATGTTAATCGCACAAGATTTAACTTATTACGGATTAGATATTTATAAGAAAAGAGCATTAGCAGATTTATTAGTTGCGTTAACAAAAGTAGAGGGAATTGAGTGGATTAGAATGCATTATGCTTTTCCTACAGGTTTCCCTATGGATGTTTTAGAAGTAATGAAAAGCGAGCCTAAAGTGTGTAACTACTTAGATATTCCTTTACAACACATTAATACTGAGTTGTTAAAGTCTATGAAACGTGGTACAACGCATGAAAAAACAACAGCTTTAATTCATAAGTTTAGAGAAGTTGTGCCAGAAATGGCTATTAGAACTACATTAATTGTAGGTTATCCTGGAGAAACAGAAGAAATGTTTCAAGAGTTAAAAGATTGGATAGAAGAAATGCGTTTTGAGCGTATGGGAGCTTTTGAATATTCTCATGAAGAAAATACGGGAGCATACGTTTTAGAAGATGATGTACCTGCAGATGTTAAGTTTAGAAGAGTAAATGAGATTATGGAAATTCAATCTCAAATTTCTTGGGAATTGAATCAAGAAAAAATTGGTAAAACTTTTAGATGTTTATTCGATAGAAAAGACGGAGAGTTTTTCTATGGAAGAACAGAATCAGATTCACCAGATGTTGATAATGATGTTATTGTTGATGCAAAAGAACATTATATTAAAATTGGTGAATTTATTGATATTAAAATTCACGAAGCTGGAGATTACGATTTATACGGTACACCAACTGTTAAGCAAGAAAAGCCAGTTTCTTTAAATCAAAAGAGAAAATAA